A single region of the Deltaproteobacteria bacterium genome encodes:
- a CDS encoding alpha-L-glutamate ligase-like protein: MMLPKRLHALGVLGINARNQKYTLRVNERRFYPLVDDKLATKRMCQEAGIPVPRLLAVAEVHAQAKRLLPQLAGEKAFVLKPARGAMGNGILVIDVREGKMMRGSRVVSADDFVYHAAGIISGLYSLAGHADVAMVEEKLVIDARIAHLAVDGVPDLRVIVYRGIPVMAMTRLPTSMSGGRANLHQGALGVGIDLGTGETTHAMFRGESIAKHPDNGHALIGFLIPSFDDVLTTAVSAAARTGLGYVGADVVIDANLGPAILELNARPGLAIQLANRAGLGPRLDAVDEALGEWKKGESNDMSIEARVALGREVARIAQARRAA; this comes from the coding sequence GTGATGCTCCCGAAGCGGCTGCACGCGCTCGGCGTGCTCGGCATCAACGCGCGCAATCAGAAGTACACGCTGCGCGTGAACGAGCGGCGCTTCTATCCGCTCGTCGACGACAAGCTCGCGACCAAGCGCATGTGCCAGGAGGCGGGCATTCCGGTGCCGCGGCTGCTGGCGGTCGCCGAGGTGCACGCGCAGGCGAAGCGCCTTCTGCCGCAACTCGCGGGCGAAAAGGCGTTCGTGCTGAAGCCCGCGCGCGGCGCGATGGGCAACGGCATTCTCGTGATCGACGTGCGCGAGGGGAAGATGATGCGCGGCTCGCGCGTCGTCAGCGCCGACGACTTCGTCTACCACGCGGCGGGCATCATCTCCGGGCTCTACTCGCTCGCGGGCCACGCAGACGTCGCGATGGTGGAAGAGAAGCTCGTGATCGACGCGCGCATCGCGCACCTCGCCGTCGACGGCGTGCCCGACCTGCGCGTGATCGTCTACCGCGGCATTCCGGTGATGGCGATGACGCGCCTCCCGACGTCGATGTCGGGCGGACGCGCGAACTTGCATCAAGGCGCGCTCGGCGTGGGAATCGATCTCGGAACCGGCGAGACGACGCACGCGATGTTTCGCGGCGAGTCGATCGCGAAGCATCCCGACAACGGCCACGCGCTGATCGGCTTCCTGATCCCGAGCTTCGACGACGTGCTCACGACCGCGGTCTCCGCGGCGGCGCGCACCGGCCTCGGCTACGTCGGCGCCGACGTCGTGATCGACGCGAACCTCGGCCCCGCGATCCTCGAGCTGAACGCTCGCCCGGGCCTCGCGATCCAGCTGGCGAATCGCGCGGGGCTCGGCCCGCGGCTCGACGCGGTGGACGAGGCATTAGGGGAATGGAAGAAGGGCGAGAGCAACGACATGTCGATCGAGGCTCGCGTGGCGCTCGGCCGCGAAGTGGCGCGCATCGCGCAGGCGCGGCGGGCGGCGTGA
- a CDS encoding CoA pyrophosphatase — MRERIEEVRRNLASFAAKRREAPLEGRRHAAVAATLVPGDDGALAFVITRRAARLRNHAGQWALPGGRLDAGETPERAALRELHEEVGLELRDDAILGRLDDYPTRSGFVITPVVVWTGEHPELRPDPKEVAAIYRVPVADLSHPGVPHLRRIPESERPVISIPLLDTHIHAPTAAILFQLREVALFGRATRVDHYEQPVFAWR, encoded by the coding sequence ATGCGCGAGCGAATCGAAGAGGTGCGCCGGAATCTCGCGAGCTTCGCGGCCAAGCGGCGCGAGGCCCCGCTCGAGGGCAGGCGGCACGCCGCGGTCGCGGCGACGCTCGTGCCCGGAGACGACGGCGCGCTCGCGTTCGTGATCACGCGCCGCGCGGCGCGGCTGCGCAATCACGCGGGCCAGTGGGCGCTACCCGGCGGCCGCCTCGACGCCGGCGAAACGCCGGAGCGCGCGGCACTGCGCGAGCTGCACGAAGAGGTGGGGCTCGAGCTGCGCGACGACGCGATTCTCGGGCGTCTCGACGACTACCCCACGCGCTCGGGCTTCGTGATCACTCCGGTGGTGGTGTGGACCGGCGAGCACCCCGAGCTGCGACCCGACCCGAAGGAGGTCGCCGCGATCTACCGCGTGCCCGTCGCCGACCTCTCGCACCCGGGAGTGCCCCACCTGCGCCGCATCCCGGAGAGCGAGCGCCCGGTGATCTCGATCCCGCTGCTCGACACCCACATCCATGCGCCCACCGCCGCGATCCTCTTCCAGCTGCGCGAAGTCGCGCTGTTCGGCCGCGCCACGCGCGTCGACCACTACGAGCAGCCCGTGTTCGCGTGGCGGTGA
- a CDS encoding alpha/beta hydrolase, with the protein MTPARAMLASATQRTLSLPQRGVEIALLDFGGDGPLALLHHATGFCKGVWAPIAEQLRARFRVIAMDARGHGDSSVVEGPAAYAWPEFARDLQAVVESLASELGPVALGMGHSFGGTAMLSAGKARPDLLRRLVLVDPVVPMPAAMYPPDALSRPNALADGARRRRTEWPSLAEARRSWGERSVFKTWRPEVLDLYALDGLRERADGSVTLKCPSAVEAAIFDQGRDLDVAAIAQDHPVPTLWIRAGQGNFPGEWCRSLAGRMRACEYRDLDVGHLVVMEQPELVAAEALRFAEPATEA; encoded by the coding sequence GTGACTCCCGCTCGCGCCATGCTCGCCAGCGCAACGCAGCGCACGCTCTCGCTGCCGCAGCGCGGCGTCGAGATCGCGCTGCTCGACTTCGGCGGCGACGGGCCCCTCGCGCTCCTCCATCACGCGACGGGCTTCTGCAAAGGCGTGTGGGCCCCGATCGCGGAGCAGCTGCGCGCGCGCTTCCGCGTGATCGCGATGGACGCGCGCGGCCACGGCGACTCCTCCGTCGTCGAGGGCCCCGCGGCGTATGCGTGGCCGGAGTTCGCGCGCGATCTCCAGGCGGTCGTCGAATCGCTCGCGAGCGAGCTCGGCCCGGTCGCGCTCGGGATGGGTCACTCGTTCGGCGGCACCGCGATGCTCAGCGCCGGCAAGGCGCGCCCCGACTTGTTACGGCGTCTCGTGCTCGTCGACCCCGTCGTGCCGATGCCCGCCGCGATGTATCCGCCGGACGCGCTCTCGCGGCCGAACGCGCTCGCGGACGGCGCGCGCCGCCGCAGGACCGAGTGGCCAAGCCTCGCGGAGGCGCGCAGGAGCTGGGGCGAGCGCAGCGTGTTCAAGACTTGGCGGCCGGAGGTTCTCGACCTCTATGCGCTCGATGGCCTGCGCGAGCGCGCGGACGGCAGCGTCACGCTGAAGTGCCCGAGCGCGGTCGAGGCGGCGATCTTCGATCAGGGCCGCGACCTCGACGTGGCGGCGATCGCGCAGGACCACCCCGTCCCGACGCTTTGGATCCGCGCCGGTCAGGGCAATTTTCCCGGCGAGTGGTGCCGGTCCCTTGCCGGCCGGATGCGCGCTTGTGAGTACCGCGACCTCGACGTCGGCCACCTCGTGGTGATGGAGCAGCCCGAGCTCGTGGCCGCCGAAGCGCTGCGCTTCGCCGAACCGGCAACAGAGGCGTAA